The following proteins are encoded in a genomic region of Lactiplantibacillus plantarum:
- a CDS encoding polyprenyl synthetase family protein codes for MQSATQLHPIWRDYPALQPELQQVMQLMTANINIQDADINDAILEMIHGGGKLLRPAYCLLFSQFTTTDRQRMVALAASLETLHTATLIHDDIVDDAALRRHHVTIQERFGKDTAVYAGDYLFVVVFKILAHYSSSFKSIQMNSENMEKILVGEVQQKDRHYHLDITMAEYLQQIQGKTAELFALSCFLGAYESGQSSHFAQRARKAGLAIGMAFQILDDILDYQEVSQETGKPILEDVAEGVYTSPLIFALQTEAKHDLLPLMRLQGAISDTQRQEVQRLVINAGGVVQAQELATKYTQDALAIMRKLPDQPAKTDLISLTKRLLDRHN; via the coding sequence ATGCAATCGGCAACACAATTACACCCAATTTGGCGTGATTACCCGGCACTACAACCGGAGCTGCAACAAGTGATGCAGCTGATGACGGCGAACATCAATATTCAAGATGCCGACATCAATGACGCGATTTTAGAAATGATTCATGGTGGTGGTAAGCTCTTACGCCCGGCATACTGCCTCCTATTCTCACAATTTACAACAACTGATCGGCAACGGATGGTGGCCTTAGCGGCGTCATTAGAAACGCTCCATACCGCTACGCTGATCCATGATGACATTGTTGACGATGCTGCACTACGTCGGCACCATGTCACGATTCAAGAACGTTTTGGTAAAGATACTGCTGTGTATGCGGGCGACTACCTATTCGTTGTGGTATTCAAGATTCTAGCGCACTATTCAAGCAGTTTCAAAAGCATCCAGATGAACTCTGAGAACATGGAAAAGATTCTAGTGGGCGAGGTCCAACAAAAGGACCGCCACTACCACCTTGACATTACCATGGCAGAATACTTGCAACAAATTCAAGGTAAGACCGCCGAGTTATTCGCACTGAGTTGTTTTCTAGGTGCTTATGAATCTGGTCAAAGTAGTCATTTCGCCCAGCGCGCTCGTAAAGCAGGTCTCGCAATTGGGATGGCCTTCCAAATTCTTGACGATATTTTAGACTATCAAGAAGTCAGTCAGGAAACGGGCAAACCCATCCTCGAAGACGTTGCTGAAGGTGTCTACACCTCGCCGTTGATTTTTGCCTTACAGACAGAAGCTAAGCACGATTTATTGCCGCTGATGCGACTACAGGGGGCAATTTCGGACACTCAGCGCCAGGAAGTACAACGACTTGTCATCAATGCCGGCGGTGTGGTGCAAGCCCAAGAACTCGCTACCAAGTACACTCAAGACGCGCTGGCAATCATGCGTAAACTTCCAGACCAGCCTGCGAAGACGGATCTGATTAGTCTAACCAAACGGCTGTTGGACCGGCATAATTAA
- the rplQ gene encoding 50S ribosomal protein L17, with amino-acid sequence MSYRKLQRTSSQRRALLRDLTTSLIVNGKIETTEARAKEVRSTADKMISLAKKGDLSARRKAAAFMRDVVADVKEDGDNVAVQTALQKLFSDLGPQYADRNGGYTRIYKTMPRRGDGAQMVVLELVD; translated from the coding sequence ATGAGTTACCGTAAATTACAACGTACAAGTTCACAACGTCGTGCCTTATTACGCGATTTGACAACGTCATTGATCGTTAACGGCAAGATCGAAACGACCGAAGCCCGTGCTAAGGAAGTTCGTTCAACTGCTGACAAAATGATCTCTTTGGCCAAGAAGGGTGATTTAAGCGCCCGTCGGAAGGCTGCCGCATTCATGCGGGACGTCGTTGCCGATGTTAAGGAAGATGGCGACAACGTGGCTGTACAAACTGCATTGCAAAAGCTATTTAGTGACTTAGGTCCTCAATATGCTGACCGCAATGGTGGTTACACACGAATTTACAAGACTATGCCTCGTCGTGGCGACGGTGCACAAATGGTTGTCTTGGAACTCGTTGACTAG
- a CDS encoding DNA-directed RNA polymerase subunit alpha → MIEFEKPNIHKIDENDNYGKFVVEPLERGYGTTLGNSLRRILLSSLPGAAVTSIQIDGVLHEFSTIEGVTEDVTAIILNVKKIALKLESDETKTLEIDVKGPANVTAGDIIGDADVEVLNPDLPICTVADGAHFHMRMTANTGRGYVSAEDNKHREDDMPIGVLAVDSLYSPIERVNYQVENTRVGQRDDFDKLTLDVWTNGSITPSEAISLSAKILTDHLSIFVNLTDEAKNTDVMVEKEETHKEKMLEMTIEELDLSVRSYNCLKRAGINTVQELTNKTEADMMKVRNLGRKSLEEVKAKLADLGLSLRKED, encoded by the coding sequence ATGATTGAATTTGAAAAACCTAACATTCATAAAATTGATGAAAACGACAACTATGGTAAGTTTGTTGTAGAACCGCTTGAACGCGGTTATGGTACAACTTTAGGGAATTCACTTCGTCGGATTCTTCTTTCTTCTTTACCTGGCGCTGCTGTTACTAGTATTCAAATTGATGGTGTTCTTCATGAATTTTCAACGATTGAGGGCGTAACGGAAGACGTTACAGCAATTATCTTGAATGTTAAGAAGATTGCACTTAAGTTGGAATCAGACGAAACCAAGACGTTGGAAATCGACGTTAAGGGTCCTGCTAACGTTACTGCCGGTGATATCATTGGCGATGCGGACGTAGAAGTCTTGAATCCAGACTTACCAATTTGTACCGTAGCAGACGGGGCACACTTCCATATGCGTATGACCGCAAATACTGGTCGTGGTTATGTTTCCGCTGAGGATAACAAACATCGTGAAGATGACATGCCAATTGGCGTTTTAGCTGTTGATTCATTGTATTCTCCAATCGAACGTGTCAACTATCAAGTTGAAAACACGCGGGTTGGTCAACGTGATGATTTCGATAAGTTAACCTTAGACGTTTGGACAAATGGTTCAATCACTCCAAGTGAAGCCATTAGTCTATCAGCCAAAATCCTGACTGATCACCTTTCAATCTTCGTAAATCTCACCGATGAAGCTAAAAACACTGACGTGATGGTCGAGAAGGAAGAAACGCATAAGGAAAAGATGTTAGAAATGACGATTGAAGAGTTAGATCTCTCCGTCCGTTCATACAATTGCTTGAAGCGTGCTGGCATCAACACGGTCCAAGAATTAACTAACAAAACTGAAGCTGATATGATGAAGGTTCGCAACCTTGGACGCAAGTCACTCGAGGAAGTTAAGGCAAAATTAGCTGACCTTGGGTTATCATTACGCAAAGAAGACTAA
- the rpsK gene encoding 30S ribosomal protein S11, translating to MATRKTTRRRRVKKNIESGVAHIHSTFNNTLVMITDMQGNAIAWSSAGSLGFKGSRKSTPFAAQMAAEAAAKASMEHGMKTVEVAVKGPGSGREAAIRALQATGLEVSAIRDVTPVPHNGSRPPKRRRV from the coding sequence ATGGCAACTAGAAAGACAACCCGTCGTCGTCGGGTAAAGAAGAACATTGAATCTGGTGTGGCTCACATCCATTCAACGTTCAACAACACACTTGTTATGATCACTGATATGCAAGGGAACGCCATTGCATGGTCATCAGCTGGTTCATTAGGTTTCAAAGGTAGTCGTAAGTCAACACCTTTTGCTGCTCAAATGGCTGCAGAAGCTGCTGCTAAGGCATCAATGGAACATGGTATGAAGACTGTTGAAGTCGCTGTTAAGGGTCCTGGTTCAGGCCGTGAAGCCGCTATCCGTGCTTTACAAGCTACTGGTTTGGAAGTTAGCGCAATTCGCGATGTTACGCCAGTGCCTCACAATGGTTCTCGTCCTCCAAAGCGTCGTCGTGTTTAA
- the rpsM gene encoding 30S ribosomal protein S13 — protein MARIEGIDLPRDKRIVIGLTYIYGIGNTSAQKILAEAGVSEDVRVRDLTPDQEDKIRAVVDGYKTEGDLRREVSLNIKLLQEIGSYRGMRHRRGLPVRGQHTKNNARTRKGKKVSIAGRKK, from the coding sequence ATGGCTCGTATTGAAGGGATTGACTTACCACGTGACAAGCGTATTGTCATTGGTTTGACTTATATCTACGGTATCGGTAACACTTCTGCACAGAAGATCCTTGCTGAAGCCGGTGTTTCAGAAGACGTTCGTGTACGTGATTTAACTCCTGACCAGGAAGACAAAATCCGTGCCGTTGTCGATGGTTACAAAACTGAAGGTGACTTACGTCGTGAAGTCAGCTTAAACATCAAGTTATTGCAAGAAATCGGTTCATACCGTGGCATGCGTCATCGTCGTGGTTTACCAGTTCGTGGTCAACACACGAAGAACAATGCTCGTACTCGTAAGGGTAAAAAGGTCAGCATCGCTGGACGTAAAAAATAA
- the rpmJ gene encoding 50S ribosomal protein L36, with protein MKVRPSVKPMCEHCKVIRRKGRVMIICSANPKHKQRQGK; from the coding sequence ATGAAAGTAAGACCATCTGTAAAGCCAATGTGCGAACACTGCAAAGTTATTCGTCGTAAAGGCCGCGTGATGATTATCTGCTCTGCTAATCCAAAGCATAAGCAACGCCAAGGTAAATAA
- the infA gene encoding translation initiation factor IF-1, with protein sequence MAKEDVIEIQGTIKETLPNAMFKVELENGAEILAHVSGKIRMHYIRILPGDKVTVEMSPYDLTKGRITYRFK encoded by the coding sequence TTGGCAAAGGAAGACGTCATCGAAATTCAAGGAACCATTAAAGAAACGTTGCCGAACGCAATGTTTAAGGTTGAACTTGAAAACGGCGCTGAAATCTTGGCACACGTATCAGGTAAGATTCGGATGCATTACATTCGAATTCTGCCTGGTGACAAGGTTACAGTTGAAATGTCACCTTATGATTTAACTAAGGGCCGGATTACCTACCGTTTCAAGTAG
- a CDS encoding adenylate kinase, producing the protein MNLILMGLPGAGKGTQAQKILEDFDIPHISTGDIFRAAIKNETKMGLEAKKYIDAGNLVPDEVTNGIVRDRLAEADTKNGFLLDGYPRNIDQAHALKQIGEELNKPLDGVINIHVEPAVLVERLSGRFICRTCGATYHKLYNKPKVEGTCDVCGGHDFYQRDDDKPATVKNRLDVNIKLNTPLIEYYGQEKLLYNVDGDRDIDDVYKDIKKILDNL; encoded by the coding sequence ATGAACCTGATTTTAATGGGATTACCGGGTGCCGGTAAGGGTACTCAAGCACAGAAGATTCTTGAAGATTTTGATATTCCACATATCTCGACCGGAGATATCTTCCGTGCAGCCATTAAGAACGAAACGAAGATGGGCTTGGAAGCCAAGAAGTATATTGATGCAGGTAACTTAGTACCAGACGAAGTCACTAACGGCATCGTCCGTGATCGGTTAGCTGAAGCGGATACTAAAAATGGTTTCCTATTAGATGGTTACCCACGTAACATCGATCAAGCTCATGCTTTGAAACAAATCGGTGAAGAACTCAATAAGCCACTTGATGGGGTCATCAACATTCATGTTGAACCCGCAGTACTTGTTGAACGACTTTCCGGTCGGTTTATCTGCCGGACTTGCGGTGCAACTTACCATAAGTTGTACAACAAGCCTAAGGTAGAAGGAACCTGTGATGTGTGTGGCGGTCATGATTTCTATCAACGTGATGATGACAAGCCAGCAACCGTTAAGAATCGGTTAGACGTGAACATTAAGTTGAACACGCCATTAATTGAATATTACGGTCAAGAAAAGTTACTCTACAATGTCGACGGTGATCGCGACATTGATGATGTCTACAAAGATATCAAGAAAATTCTTGATAACCTGTAA
- the secY gene encoding preprotein translocase subunit SecY: MLTTMKNALKVKDIRNKLLFTLGVLIVFRLGSYITVPGVNAQALQSVASSGLISMLNTFSGGGLTNYSILAMGVSPYITAQIIVQLLQMDIVPKFVEWGKQGEVGRRKLNQATRWLTIVLAFVQSIGITAGFNSLSQLKLVNNPSISTYLTIGVILTGGAMLTTWMGDMITDRGIGNGVSIIIFAGIIARMPTSIYQIYQEQFVNVSQSDWWKSGLFVVGLALLVLIIVMFVTWVEQANDRIPIQYTRRAAGAPDSSYLPLKVNVAGVIPVIFASSFIATPQTILLGFQSSHGDETWYTVLSNIFNMQSTTGAILYTILIVLFTFFYAFVQVNPEKLSKNLQKQGSYIPGVWPGKDTQDWVSKLLMRLSTVGALYLGLISLIPLLASDIWGLDESIGLGGTSLLIVVGVALETIRQIKGLMMKRDYVGFIR; the protein is encoded by the coding sequence TTGCTGACTACCATGAAGAACGCTCTCAAAGTTAAGGATATTCGGAATAAACTTCTGTTCACGTTGGGCGTTTTGATTGTATTTCGTCTTGGCTCTTATATCACAGTTCCTGGAGTTAATGCACAGGCACTTCAGTCGGTGGCATCTTCAGGGCTGATAAGTATGTTGAATACATTCAGTGGTGGCGGTTTAACAAATTATTCCATCCTTGCTATGGGGGTATCCCCTTACATTACTGCACAAATCATCGTTCAATTGTTACAAATGGACATTGTTCCTAAGTTTGTTGAATGGGGCAAACAAGGTGAAGTTGGTCGACGCAAGCTTAATCAAGCGACCCGTTGGTTAACGATCGTCTTGGCCTTTGTTCAGTCGATTGGGATTACGGCTGGTTTTAACTCTTTGAGTCAACTCAAGCTCGTTAACAATCCAAGTATTTCGACTTACCTGACCATTGGGGTGATCCTCACTGGTGGGGCAATGCTGACGACTTGGATGGGTGATATGATTACGGATCGAGGAATCGGTAATGGGGTTTCCATTATTATCTTCGCCGGGATCATTGCCCGTATGCCAACATCGATTTATCAAATTTATCAAGAACAGTTCGTTAATGTTTCACAGAGCGACTGGTGGAAGAGTGGCTTGTTTGTTGTTGGGTTAGCCTTGCTTGTGCTGATCATCGTTATGTTTGTAACGTGGGTCGAACAAGCTAATGACCGAATTCCAATTCAATACACTCGTCGTGCAGCTGGTGCACCTGACAGTAGTTACCTACCATTAAAGGTGAACGTTGCCGGGGTTATTCCTGTTATTTTCGCGAGTTCCTTCATTGCAACGCCCCAAACGATTTTGCTAGGGTTCCAATCCAGTCATGGTGACGAAACCTGGTATACCGTTTTGAGTAATATCTTCAATATGCAGTCGACGACTGGTGCTATTCTTTACACCATTCTGATCGTGCTCTTCACGTTCTTCTATGCGTTTGTTCAGGTCAATCCTGAAAAGCTCTCTAAGAACTTACAAAAGCAAGGCAGCTATATTCCTGGTGTTTGGCCAGGTAAGGATACTCAAGATTGGGTTTCAAAATTGTTAATGCGACTAAGTACGGTCGGTGCCCTCTACCTGGGGTTGATTTCCTTGATTCCATTATTAGCTTCTGATATTTGGGGTCTCGATGAATCAATCGGTTTAGGTGGGACGAGTTTACTAATCGTTGTTGGGGTTGCCCTTGAAACAATTCGTCAAATTAAAGGATTGATGATGAAACGTGACTATGTCGGTTTCATTCGTTAA
- the rplO gene encoding 50S ribosomal protein L15 — protein sequence MKLHELTPSEGSRFSRRRIGRGDSSGQGKTSGRGQKGQKARGKVRVGFEGGQMPLYRRIPKRGFTNINRKEYAVVNLDGLNRFDDGAEVTPESLKEAGLVKKSSAVKVLGNGKLNKKLTVKASKFSATAVAAIEAAGGKTEVI from the coding sequence ATGAAGTTACATGAATTAACACCTAGTGAAGGTTCACGTTTTTCACGTCGTCGAATTGGTCGTGGTGACTCAAGTGGCCAAGGTAAGACTTCTGGTCGTGGCCAAAAAGGTCAAAAGGCGCGTGGTAAAGTTCGTGTCGGTTTCGAAGGTGGCCAAATGCCATTGTACCGTCGGATTCCTAAGCGTGGATTTACTAACATTAACCGTAAAGAATATGCGGTTGTTAACCTTGACGGCTTAAACCGTTTTGATGATGGTGCCGAAGTTACACCAGAATCATTAAAGGAAGCTGGCTTAGTTAAGAAGAGTTCTGCTGTTAAAGTTCTTGGTAATGGTAAACTCAACAAAAAGTTAACAGTTAAGGCAAGCAAGTTCTCTGCAACGGCGGTTGCAGCCATTGAAGCTGCTGGCGGTAAAACTGAGGTGATCTAA
- the rpmD gene encoding 50S ribosomal protein L30 gives MAQLKITLVRSAAHRLPKQRKIVKELGLGRINSSVVKPDDAATRGQIFHIAHLVDVEIIK, from the coding sequence ATGGCTCAATTAAAGATCACTTTAGTACGCAGTGCTGCTCACCGTCTTCCTAAGCAACGTAAAATCGTTAAGGAATTAGGTTTGGGTCGGATTAATAGTTCCGTTGTTAAACCTGATGACGCAGCAACTCGCGGTCAAATTTTCCACATCGCACACTTAGTCGATGTCGAAATCATCAAGTAA
- the rpsE gene encoding 30S ribosomal protein S5: MTFIDPSKLDLDDNVVAINRITKVVKGGRRLRFAALVIVGDHKGHVGFGTGKAQEVPEAIRKASEAAKKNLITVPMVGTTIPHEALGVYGGGRIMLKPAVEGSGVAAGGAVRAVMELAGVDDVTSKRLGSNTPVNVVRATFEGLKSLKTAEQVAALRGVSAEHLAE, translated from the coding sequence ATGACTTTCATTGATCCATCAAAATTAGATCTTGACGATAATGTTGTTGCCATTAACCGGATTACCAAAGTTGTTAAAGGTGGTCGTCGCCTACGTTTTGCTGCATTAGTAATCGTTGGGGACCACAAGGGACACGTTGGTTTCGGTACTGGTAAGGCTCAAGAAGTTCCAGAAGCAATTCGGAAAGCTTCCGAAGCTGCTAAAAAGAACTTGATCACTGTACCAATGGTTGGTACCACCATTCCTCATGAAGCACTTGGTGTTTACGGTGGTGGCCGCATCATGCTTAAGCCAGCCGTTGAAGGTTCTGGTGTTGCCGCTGGTGGCGCCGTTCGTGCCGTCATGGAATTAGCCGGTGTGGATGATGTTACTAGTAAACGATTAGGCTCAAACACCCCCGTTAACGTTGTTCGTGCAACGTTCGAAGGCTTAAAGAGCTTAAAGACTGCTGAACAAGTCGCTGCTTTACGTGGCGTTTCAGCCGAACATTTAGCTGAATAG
- the rplR gene encoding 50S ribosomal protein L18 — MTIVISKPDKNKTRQRRHARVRGKISGTAERPRLNVYRSNKNIYAQVIDDVEGVTLASASTLDSEVKGNNKTEKAASVGEVVAKRAAEKKIVDVVFDRGGYLYHGRVQALAEAARENGLKF, encoded by the coding sequence GTGACTATTGTGATTTCCAAACCAGATAAAAACAAAACACGTCAACGTCGTCACGCACGTGTTCGCGGTAAGATTTCTGGGACTGCTGAGCGCCCACGCTTAAATGTTTATCGTTCAAACAAAAACATCTACGCTCAAGTTATTGATGATGTAGAGGGTGTAACGCTCGCAAGTGCCTCAACTTTAGATAGCGAAGTTAAAGGTAACAACAAGACTGAAAAGGCTGCATCTGTCGGTGAAGTTGTTGCTAAGCGCGCTGCTGAAAAGAAAATCGTTGACGTCGTTTTCGATCGTGGCGGTTACTTATATCATGGTCGGGTTCAAGCTTTGGCTGAAGCCGCTCGTGAAAACGGACTTAAATTCTAA
- the rplF gene encoding 50S ribosomal protein L6: MSRIGYKVIELPAGVEVSQAGEVVTVKGPKGTLTRNIASDITMTVEGNEVKFTRPSDDYKMKALHGTTRANVNNMVEGVTKGFTKNLQLVGVGYRAQLQGKKLVLSVGYSHPVEFATPENLTVEVPDNTHINISGIGKQAVGDFAAEVRAVRSPEPYKGKGIRYVDEYVRRKEGKTGK; encoded by the coding sequence GTGAGTCGTATTGGTTATAAAGTAATTGAACTACCTGCTGGGGTAGAAGTATCACAAGCTGGTGAAGTCGTTACGGTTAAGGGTCCTAAGGGTACTTTAACGCGGAACATCGCCAGTGATATTACGATGACGGTTGAAGGCAACGAAGTTAAATTCACTCGTCCATCTGATGACTACAAGATGAAGGCATTACACGGTACTACCCGTGCAAATGTTAACAACATGGTTGAAGGGGTTACTAAAGGCTTTACTAAGAACCTTCAATTGGTCGGTGTTGGTTACCGTGCCCAATTGCAAGGCAAGAAGTTAGTATTAAGCGTTGGTTACTCACACCCTGTTGAATTCGCAACGCCTGAAAACTTGACTGTTGAAGTTCCTGATAACACGCATATCAATATTTCTGGTATTGGTAAGCAAGCTGTTGGTGACTTTGCTGCCGAAGTTCGGGCCGTTCGTTCACCTGAACCTTACAAAGGTAAAGGGATTCGTTACGTCGATGAATATGTTCGTCGTAAGGAAGGTAAGACTGGTAAATAA
- the rpsH gene encoding 30S ribosomal protein S8 translates to MMTDPIADFLTRIRNANMVRHDSLEVPASKIKRNIAEILKNEGFVRDVEYIDDDKQGIIRVFLKYGKDNERVISGLKRISKPGLRSYVKADAVPKVLNGLGIAIISTSEGVITDKEARAKKLGGEVLAYVW, encoded by the coding sequence ATGATGACTGATCCAATCGCAGATTTCTTGACTCGTATCCGTAACGCTAATATGGTACGCCACGATTCACTAGAAGTTCCTGCATCAAAAATCAAACGCAACATTGCTGAAATTTTAAAGAATGAAGGTTTTGTTCGCGACGTTGAATACATCGATGATGACAAACAGGGCATCATCCGCGTCTTCTTGAAGTATGGTAAGGACAACGAACGTGTAATCAGTGGCTTGAAGCGTATTTCAAAGCCAGGTTTACGTTCATACGTCAAGGCTGATGCTGTTCCTAAGGTTTTAAACGGTTTAGGGATTGCTATCATCTCAACTTCAGAAGGTGTCATTACTGATAAAGAAGCTCGCGCCAAGAAGCTTGGCGGCGAAGTATTAGCTTACGTTTGGTAA
- a CDS encoding type Z 30S ribosomal protein S14 — MAKKSQIAKQKRGAKFNVQNYTRCERCGRPHSVYRKFHLCRICLRDLAHKGQIPGMKKASW; from the coding sequence TTGGCTAAAAAATCACAAATTGCTAAACAAAAGCGCGGTGCTAAGTTTAACGTACAAAACTACACCCGTTGTGAACGTTGTGGTCGTCCACATTCAGTTTACCGTAAATTCCACTTGTGCCGTATCTGCTTACGCGACCTGGCCCACAAAGGTCAAATCCCTGGTATGAAAAAGGCCAGCTGGTAA
- the rplE gene encoding 50S ribosomal protein L5, translated as MENRLKAQYEKEIVPALVDKFNYTSVMQVPKLAKIVLNMGVGDAVTNAKNLDEAVEELTLISGQKPLVTRAKKSIAGFRLREGMAIGAKVDLRGERMYDFLDKLINVSLPRVRDFHGVSTRSFDGRGNYTLGVREQLIFPEINYDNVNRVRGLDIVIVTTADSDEESRELLTQFGMPFAK; from the coding sequence ATGGAAAACCGTTTAAAAGCTCAATATGAAAAAGAAATCGTTCCAGCATTAGTTGACAAGTTCAATTACACTTCAGTAATGCAAGTGCCTAAGCTGGCTAAGATCGTTTTGAACATGGGTGTTGGTGATGCAGTTACCAACGCTAAAAACTTAGACGAAGCAGTTGAAGAATTAACTTTGATCTCCGGTCAAAAGCCATTGGTTACCCGGGCAAAGAAATCTATCGCTGGTTTCCGTCTTCGTGAAGGTATGGCAATTGGTGCCAAGGTTGACTTACGTGGCGAACGTATGTATGACTTCTTGGACAAGTTGATCAATGTTTCATTACCACGTGTTCGTGACTTCCATGGTGTAAGTACTCGTTCATTTGATGGTCGCGGTAACTACACATTGGGTGTCCGTGAACAATTGATCTTCCCAGAAATCAACTATGATAATGTTAACCGTGTTCGCGGTTTAGACATTGTAATCGTTACGACAGCTGATAGTGATGAAGAATCACGTGAGTTGTTAACTCAATTTGGCATGCCATTTGCTAAATAA
- the rplX gene encoding 50S ribosomal protein L24, translating into MLIKTGDKVRVISGKDRGQEGTVKKVISAKNRIVVEGVNKIKKHQKPTNVNPQGGIVDIEAPIDASNVMYLDPSTNEPTRLGVRREDGKRVRYAKKSGKDLEN; encoded by the coding sequence ATGTTGATTAAAACTGGTGATAAAGTTCGAGTAATCAGCGGTAAGGATCGTGGTCAAGAAGGTACTGTTAAAAAGGTTATCTCTGCCAAGAACCGGATCGTTGTTGAAGGTGTTAACAAGATCAAGAAACACCAAAAACCAACGAACGTTAACCCACAAGGCGGTATCGTGGACATCGAAGCACCAATCGATGCTTCTAACGTTATGTACCTTGACCCATCAACCAACGAACCTACACGTTTAGGTGTTCGTCGTGAAGATGGCAAGCGTGTCCGTTACGCTAAAAAGTCTGGTAAAGACTTAGAAAACTAA
- the rplN gene encoding 50S ribosomal protein L14, whose translation MIQQESRLKVADNSGAREILTIKVLGGSGRKTANIGDVIVATVKQATPGGVVKAHDVVKAVIVRTKSGVHRADGSYIKFDENAAVIIRDDKTPQGTRIFGPVARELRDKDFMRIVSLAPEVL comes from the coding sequence GTGATCCAACAAGAAAGTCGTTTAAAAGTTGCTGACAACTCCGGTGCCCGTGAAATCCTTACTATTAAGGTATTAGGTGGCTCTGGTCGTAAAACTGCTAACATTGGTGATGTCATTGTTGCTACGGTTAAACAAGCAACACCCGGTGGTGTTGTCAAAGCTCATGATGTCGTTAAAGCTGTGATCGTCCGGACTAAGTCTGGTGTTCACCGTGCTGACGGTTCATACATCAAGTTTGATGAAAATGCTGCAGTTATTATTCGTGATGACAAGACTCCACAAGGTACTCGTATCTTTGGACCTGTCGCTCGTGAATTACGTGATAAGGACTTCATGCGTATTGTTTCATTAGCGCCAGAAGTACTCTAG
- the rpsQ gene encoding 30S ribosomal protein S17, whose translation MSEDTRNSRKVIQGRVVSDKMDKTIVVIVETYKNHPVYGKRVRYSKKFKAHDEKNEAKTGDIVKIMETRPLSATKRFRLIEVVQKAVII comes from the coding sequence ATGAGTGAAGATACTCGTAATAGCCGTAAGGTTATCCAAGGACGCGTTGTTTCTGACAAGATGGACAAAACCATTGTTGTTATTGTCGAAACTTACAAGAACCATCCGGTATACGGCAAACGTGTTCGTTATTCAAAGAAATTCAAGGCTCATGATGAAAAGAATGAAGCTAAAACTGGCGATATCGTCAAGATCATGGAAACTCGTCCTCTATCAGCTACTAAGCGTTTCCGCTTAATTGAAGTTGTTCAAAAAGCTGTTATTATCTAG
- the rpmC gene encoding 50S ribosomal protein L29 produces the protein MKAKEIKALSTTEMLEKEKSYKDELFNLRFQLATGQLENTARLKQVRKNIARIKTALREQELNK, from the coding sequence ATGAAGGCTAAGGAAATTAAAGCATTGTCCACTACTGAAATGCTCGAAAAAGAAAAGTCTTACAAAGACGAACTTTTCAACTTGCGTTTTCAATTGGCCACTGGTCAGCTTGAAAACACCGCTCGTTTAAAACAAGTTCGTAAGAACATTGCGCGTATTAAAACTGCGTTGCGTGAACAAGAGTTAAACAAGTAG